The Mesorhizobium sp. M1D.F.Ca.ET.043.01.1.1 genome contains a region encoding:
- the phnK gene encoding phosphonate C-P lyase system protein PhnK, whose product MTDEPLLRVSALSKFYGSRVGCENVTFDLWPGEVLAVVGESGSGKTTLLNCLSTRLLPSSGTASYRMRDGQWRELYRMSEAERRFLMRTDWGFVHQNPADGLRMTVSAGANVGERLMAVGDRHYGRIRATAVDWLSRVEIDEDRIDDEPRAFSGGMRQRLQIARNLVTGPRLVFMDEPTGGLDVSVQARLLDLLRGLVTDLGLAAIVVTHDLAVARLLSQRMMVMKDGRVVESGLTDRVLDDPRAPYTQLLVSSILQV is encoded by the coding sequence ATGACCGACGAACCGCTGCTGCGCGTCTCCGCGCTGTCGAAATTCTACGGCTCGCGCGTCGGCTGCGAGAACGTCACCTTCGACCTCTGGCCGGGCGAGGTGCTGGCGGTGGTCGGTGAGTCCGGCTCCGGCAAGACGACGCTGCTCAACTGCCTGTCGACCCGGCTGCTGCCTTCCTCCGGCACCGCCAGCTACCGCATGCGCGACGGCCAATGGCGCGAGCTTTACCGCATGAGCGAGGCCGAGCGCCGCTTCCTGATGCGCACCGACTGGGGTTTTGTCCACCAGAACCCAGCCGACGGCCTGCGCATGACGGTGTCGGCCGGCGCCAATGTCGGTGAGCGGCTGATGGCGGTCGGCGACCGCCACTACGGCAGGATTCGCGCCACCGCGGTCGACTGGCTGTCGCGGGTCGAGATCGACGAGGATCGCATCGACGACGAGCCGCGCGCCTTTTCCGGCGGCATGCGCCAGCGCCTGCAGATCGCCCGCAACCTGGTGACCGGCCCGCGCCTGGTGTTCATGGACGAGCCGACCGGCGGCCTCGACGTCTCGGTGCAGGCGCGCCTGCTCGACCTCTTGCGCGGCCTGGTCACCGATCTTGGCCTTGCCGCGATCGTCGTCACCCACGACCTCGCCGTGGCGCGGCTGCTCTCGCAGCGCATGATGGTGATGAAGGACGGCCGCGTCGTCGAAAGCGGCCTCACTGACCGCGTCCTCGACGACCCGCGGGCGCCTTACACTCAGTTGCTTGTTTCTTCCATCCTGCAGGTGTGA
- a CDS encoding alpha-D-ribose 1-methylphosphonate 5-phosphate C-P-lyase PhnJ, whose translation MSDIATYNFAYLDEQTKRMIRRAILKGIAIPGYQVPFASREMPMPYGWGTGGVQVTASIIGPDDVLKVIDQGADDTTNAVSIRAFFKKVAKAAVTTETAKASIVQTRHRIPEHPLTAGQILVYQVPIPEPLRFLEPRETETRKMHALEEYGLMHVKLYEDIARHGRIATTYAYPVKVEGRYVMDPSPTPKFDNPKMHRSPALQLFGAGREKRIYAVPPFTDVVSLDFEDHPFEVQTFDQPCALCAAENVYLDEVILDDHGGHMFVCSDTDHCEKRRADGHRGHLAPETHPALEKTEPAQ comes from the coding sequence ATGAGCGACATCGCGACCTACAACTTCGCCTATCTCGACGAGCAGACCAAGCGGATGATCCGCCGCGCCATCCTGAAGGGCATCGCCATCCCCGGCTACCAGGTGCCCTTCGCCTCGCGCGAGATGCCGATGCCCTATGGCTGGGGCACCGGCGGCGTCCAGGTCACCGCCTCGATCATCGGCCCCGATGACGTGCTGAAGGTCATCGACCAGGGCGCCGACGACACCACCAATGCCGTCTCGATCCGCGCCTTCTTCAAGAAGGTCGCCAAGGCCGCCGTCACCACCGAGACGGCCAAGGCCTCGATCGTCCAGACCCGCCACCGCATCCCCGAGCATCCGCTCACCGCCGGCCAAATTCTGGTCTATCAGGTGCCGATCCCCGAGCCGCTGCGCTTCCTCGAGCCGCGCGAGACCGAAACGCGCAAGATGCATGCGCTCGAGGAATACGGCCTCATGCATGTCAAGCTCTATGAGGACATCGCCAGGCACGGCCGCATCGCCACCACTTACGCCTATCCGGTCAAGGTCGAGGGCCGCTATGTGATGGATCCCTCGCCGACGCCGAAATTCGACAATCCGAAGATGCATCGTTCGCCGGCTTTGCAGCTGTTCGGCGCCGGCCGCGAGAAGCGCATCTATGCGGTGCCGCCCTTCACCGACGTCGTCAGCCTCGATTTCGAGGACCATCCCTTCGAGGTGCAGACCTTCGACCAGCCATGCGCGCTCTGCGCTGCCGAGAATGTCTATCTCGACGAGGTCATCCTCGACGACCATGGCGGCCACATGTTCGTCTGCTCGGACACCGACCACTGCGAAAAGCGCCGCGCCGATGGCCATCGCGGCCACCTTGCGCCTGAAACCCATCCCGCCCTGGAAAAGACGGAGCCGGCGCAATGA
- a CDS encoding carbon-phosphorus lyase complex subunit PhnI — translation MYVAVKGGEAAIANAHRLLADRRRGDRSVPALRLDQIVEQLALGVDRVMSEGSLYDRELAALAVVQARGDMIEAIFLLRAYRTTLPRFGYTSPVDTGAMQVERRVSATYKDLPGGQLLGPTFDYTHRLLDPELAAGTDVEAPAQRPAEAEAMPRVSSILAHEGLIEADDDMPLDHVPGDITREPLQFPMARDIRLQALSRGDEGFLLALGYSTQRGYARNHPFVGEIRIGEVELELDVTELPFAAPLGSIRVTECQMVNQFKGSAKAAPQFTRGYGLVFGQSERKAMAVALCDRALRASELGEDIVAAAQDEEFVISHSDNVQATGFVEHLKLPHYVDFQAELDLVRRMRAEYDARENHRTGEEKREAAE, via the coding sequence ATGTATGTCGCGGTGAAAGGCGGCGAAGCCGCAATCGCCAATGCGCACCGCCTGCTTGCCGATCGCCGGCGCGGCGACCGCTCGGTGCCGGCGCTGCGCCTCGATCAGATCGTCGAACAATTGGCGCTCGGCGTCGATCGGGTGATGAGCGAAGGCTCTCTCTACGATCGCGAGCTTGCCGCCTTGGCCGTCGTCCAGGCGCGCGGCGACATGATCGAGGCGATCTTCCTGCTGCGCGCCTATCGCACCACCCTGCCGCGCTTCGGCTACACTTCACCCGTCGACACTGGCGCCATGCAGGTCGAGCGGCGGGTGTCGGCGACCTACAAGGACCTGCCCGGCGGCCAGCTGCTCGGCCCGACCTTCGACTACACCCACCGCCTGCTCGACCCCGAACTTGCGGCCGGCACAGATGTCGAGGCGCCCGCGCAGCGTCCGGCCGAAGCCGAGGCCATGCCGCGCGTCTCCTCGATCCTCGCCCATGAAGGGTTGATCGAGGCCGACGACGACATGCCGCTTGACCATGTGCCCGGCGACATCACCCGCGAGCCGCTGCAGTTCCCGATGGCGCGCGACATCCGCCTGCAGGCGCTGTCGCGCGGCGATGAGGGTTTTCTGCTCGCGCTCGGCTATTCCACCCAGCGCGGCTACGCCCGCAACCACCCCTTTGTTGGTGAAATCCGCATCGGCGAGGTCGAGCTTGAGCTGGATGTGACGGAGCTACCCTTCGCCGCGCCTTTGGGATCCATCCGAGTCACCGAATGCCAGATGGTCAACCAGTTCAAGGGTTCGGCCAAGGCGGCGCCGCAATTCACCCGCGGCTACGGCCTGGTCTTCGGCCAGAGCGAGCGCAAGGCGATGGCCGTGGCGCTGTGCGACCGGGCGCTGCGCGCGAGCGAGCTCGGCGAGGATATCGTCGCCGCGGCGCAGGACGAGGAGTTCGTCATCTCGCATTCCGACAATGTGCAGGCGACCGGCTTCGTCGAGCATCTGAAGCTGCCGCACTATGTCGACTTCCAGGCCGAGCTCGACCTGGTCCGTCGCATGCGTGCCGAATACGACGCGCGTGAAAATCACCGCACTGGCGAGGAGAAGCGCGAGGCCGCCGAATGA
- the phnH gene encoding phosphonate C-P lyase system protein PhnH, whose protein sequence is MDIATQSIEGGFADPVFNAQAVFRAVMDAMARPGSVQALPSLTHPPAPLSATAGAVALALCDNDTPIWLDLRLQAEASVKAWLGFHAGAPLANTPADAHFALIANPAEMAALDGFSQGTQEYPDRSTTLILLVDDLASGQSLLLEGPGIEKTAMIAPSGMPRHFVEQWKQNNQRFPRGVDIVLAAPGSLACLPRTTRINTMEA, encoded by the coding sequence ATGGATATCGCCACGCAATCGATCGAAGGCGGCTTCGCCGATCCGGTCTTCAACGCCCAGGCCGTGTTCCGCGCCGTCATGGACGCGATGGCCCGCCCCGGCAGCGTCCAGGCCCTGCCGTCGCTTACCCATCCGCCGGCGCCGCTGTCGGCGACCGCCGGCGCCGTGGCGCTGGCCCTCTGCGACAACGACACGCCGATCTGGCTCGACCTGCGGCTGCAGGCAGAAGCCTCCGTAAAGGCGTGGCTCGGCTTCCACGCTGGTGCGCCTTTGGCCAACACGCCGGCCGATGCGCATTTTGCCTTGATCGCCAACCCTGCGGAAATGGCGGCGCTCGACGGCTTTTCGCAAGGCACGCAGGAATACCCGGATCGCTCGACGACGCTGATCCTTTTGGTCGACGATCTCGCCTCCGGTCAGTCGCTGCTGCTCGAAGGCCCCGGCATCGAGAAGACCGCGATGATCGCGCCGTCAGGCATGCCGCGCCATTTCGTCGAGCAGTGGAAGCAGAATAACCAGCGTTTCCCGCGCGGCGTCGACATCGTCCTGGCGGCGCCCGGCAGCCTCGCCTGCCTGCCGCGCACCACCCGCATCAATACGATGGAGGCATGA
- a CDS encoding DapH/DapD/GlmU-related protein, giving the protein MTRKLSEAPLVHETAEVENSKLGRWTEIAERSRVSESELGDYSYMMQDCAVWCATIRKFSNIAASVRINATNHPTWRPTLHHFTYRASDYWDDAEHESEFFAQRRAKRVTIGHDTWLGHGSTILPGVTVGDGAAVGAGAVVSKDVAPYTIVAGVPAKPIRERFDRRTAERYQALAWWDWDHARLRAALDDFRELSAEAFLEKHGG; this is encoded by the coding sequence ATGACGAGGAAGCTTTCCGAGGCGCCGCTGGTGCACGAAACGGCCGAGGTCGAAAACTCCAAGCTCGGCCGCTGGACCGAGATTGCCGAGCGCAGCCGCGTCTCGGAAAGCGAGCTCGGCGACTATTCCTACATGATGCAGGACTGCGCCGTCTGGTGCGCGACCATTCGAAAATTCTCCAACATCGCGGCAAGCGTGCGCATCAACGCCACCAATCATCCGACCTGGCGGCCGACGCTGCACCACTTCACCTACCGCGCCTCCGACTATTGGGACGACGCCGAGCATGAGAGCGAGTTCTTCGCCCAGCGTCGCGCCAAACGCGTTACCATCGGCCACGACACCTGGCTCGGCCATGGCTCGACCATCCTGCCGGGCGTGACCGTCGGCGACGGCGCGGCGGTCGGCGCGGGCGCAGTAGTATCCAAGGATGTTGCGCCCTACACCATCGTCGCCGGCGTGCCGGCAAAACCGATCCGCGAGCGCTTCGACCGCCGCACCGCCGAGCGCTACCAGGCGCTCGCCTGGTGGGACTGGGACCATGCCCGGCTGCGCGCAGCACTCGACGATTTTCGCGAACTCTCGGCTGAGGCCTTCCTGGAGAAGCACGGCGGCTGA
- the phnF gene encoding phosphonate metabolism transcriptional regulator PhnF → MTGLASSIERRSGVSLWRQIADKILQGIASGDFVENAALPPEVVLAERYGVNRHTVRSAIAALVQEGVLRAEQGRGTFVLSRKRLSYPIGARTRFSTGLQGQTSERHIALLSSSTEPANRRIAEALGIARGVAVIRLETRGEADGHPVSRATTWFDAQRFAGIEAAMAETGSITASLKRFGINDYLRQSTVLSARHADADDLADLDLQPGAIVLVTVAVNVTLDGRPIQFAESRFPAERVELRLSAND, encoded by the coding sequence ATGACGGGGCTGGCAAGCAGCATCGAAAGGCGCAGCGGTGTCTCGCTGTGGCGGCAGATCGCCGACAAGATATTGCAGGGCATCGCGAGCGGCGATTTCGTCGAGAATGCGGCGCTGCCGCCCGAGGTCGTTCTGGCTGAGCGCTACGGTGTCAACCGTCACACGGTGCGCAGCGCCATTGCCGCGCTGGTGCAAGAAGGCGTGCTGAGGGCCGAGCAAGGACGCGGCACCTTCGTCCTGTCGCGCAAGCGGCTGTCCTATCCGATCGGCGCCCGCACGCGCTTCTCGACCGGGCTGCAGGGGCAGACGAGCGAGCGCCACATCGCGTTGCTGTCGTCATCGACCGAGCCGGCCAACCGGCGCATCGCCGAGGCGCTCGGCATCGCCAGGGGGGTAGCGGTTATCCGCCTGGAAACGCGCGGCGAGGCCGATGGGCATCCGGTGTCGCGGGCGACGACATGGTTCGACGCACAACGTTTTGCCGGCATCGAGGCGGCGATGGCGGAGACCGGATCGATCACTGCTTCGCTCAAGCGCTTCGGCATCAATGATTACCTGCGGCAATCAACCGTGCTCTCGGCGCGCCACGCCGACGCCGACGACCTCGCCGATCTCGACCTGCAGCCGGGCGCCATCGTGCTGGTCACGGTCGCCGTCAACGTCACGCTGGACGGCCGGCCGATCCAGTTCGCCGAATCGCGGTTTCCGGCGGAGCGGGTGGAACTCAGGCTTTCGGCCAACGACTAG
- the phnG gene encoding phosphonate C-P lyase system protein PhnG has translation MRGQEAREQAERKAVMATLAHAAPHEIARLWNGSGLPSEAELLRGPETGLVTVRGRIGGGGAPFNVGEATVTRATVRLPSGQVGHSYALGRDKAKAKLAAIADALWQDPAHREAVETKLVAPLRAALDASRDKRRVETAATKVDFFTMVRGED, from the coding sequence ATGCGAGGACAGGAAGCGCGCGAGCAGGCCGAGCGGAAGGCCGTGATGGCGACGCTCGCGCACGCGGCGCCCCATGAGATCGCGCGTCTTTGGAACGGCTCCGGCCTGCCCTCGGAAGCCGAACTGCTGCGCGGCCCCGAAACCGGACTGGTGACGGTGCGCGGACGGATCGGCGGCGGCGGCGCGCCGTTCAATGTCGGCGAGGCGACCGTCACCCGCGCCACTGTCCGGCTGCCCTCAGGACAGGTCGGCCATTCCTATGCGCTCGGCCGCGACAAGGCCAAGGCAAAGCTCGCGGCGATCGCCGACGCACTCTGGCAGGACCCGGCCCATCGCGAAGCGGTCGAGACCAAGCTCGTCGCGCCGCTGCGGGCAGCGCTCGATGCATCGCGCGACAAACGCCGCGTCGAGACGGCGGCCACGAAAGTCGATTTCTTCACCATGGTGCGCGGAGAGGACTGA
- the fosX gene encoding FosX/FosE/FosI family fosfomycin resistance hydrolase: MIEGLSHMTFVVRDLDRMGEILAGVFGAREVYDSGARQFSLSREKFFLIGDLWIAIMQGEPLIDRSYNHVAFKIDESHFDRYVDRVRKLGLDMRPPRPRVEGEGRSIYFHDHDNHLFELHTGTLAERLTRYARDLEIVQ; encoded by the coding sequence ATGATCGAGGGCCTCTCCCACATGACCTTCGTCGTGCGCGACCTCGACCGCATGGGCGAGATCCTGGCCGGCGTCTTCGGCGCGCGCGAGGTCTATGACAGCGGCGCCCGGCAGTTCTCGCTATCGCGCGAGAAATTCTTCCTGATCGGCGATCTCTGGATCGCCATCATGCAAGGCGAGCCACTCATCGATCGGAGCTACAACCACGTCGCCTTCAAGATCGACGAGAGCCATTTCGACCGCTACGTCGACCGTGTCAGAAAGCTCGGGCTCGACATGCGCCCGCCGCGCCCGCGTGTCGAGGGCGAAGGCCGCTCGATCTATTTCCACGACCACGACAACCATCTGTTCGAGCTGCACACCGGCACGCTGGCCGAGCGGCTGACGCGCTACGCCAGGGACTTGGAGATTGTGCAATGA
- a CDS encoding zinc-binding alcohol dehydrogenase family protein, with protein sequence MKAVVCRSPGELVLEDRPEPAAPPPGWARVAVSHVGICGTDYHIFEGKHPFLAYPRIMGHEVSGTVVERGDGVDLAIGEPVIINPYLACGKCIACRHGKPNCCVRIEVLGVHRDGAMCDEVLVPAQNLYPANGLSLADAAAVEFLAIGAHAVRRSLGAPGQRTLVIGAGPIGLGTALFARIAGLDVSLLDMSTERLGFAEGALGFAALDASQAPAAELVRQATDEEGFDLVFDATGNTQSVQSAFAHVAHGGTLVLVSVVKDDITFSDPEFHKREMTLVGSRNALKADFDHVAASIRDGAVPLAKLVTHRTTLAGTPRDLARWAHEKSGLIKAVIEVG encoded by the coding sequence ATGAAAGCCGTCGTCTGCCGCTCGCCCGGCGAACTTGTCCTCGAAGACCGCCCTGAGCCCGCCGCGCCGCCCCCCGGTTGGGCGCGGGTCGCGGTCAGCCATGTCGGCATCTGCGGCACCGACTATCATATCTTCGAAGGCAAGCACCCGTTCCTCGCCTATCCGCGCATCATGGGCCACGAGGTCTCGGGCACGGTCGTGGAGAGAGGTGACGGCGTCGACCTCGCCATCGGCGAACCGGTGATCATCAACCCCTATCTCGCTTGCGGCAAATGCATCGCCTGCCGGCACGGCAAACCGAACTGCTGCGTCCGGATCGAGGTGCTCGGCGTGCATCGCGACGGCGCCATGTGCGACGAGGTCCTCGTGCCGGCGCAAAACCTTTACCCGGCAAACGGCCTGTCGCTGGCCGATGCGGCCGCGGTCGAATTCCTGGCGATCGGCGCGCACGCGGTGCGGCGCTCGCTTGGTGCGCCCGGCCAGCGCACGCTGGTCATCGGCGCCGGCCCGATCGGCCTCGGCACCGCCCTGTTTGCACGCATTGCCGGGCTCGACGTCAGCCTGCTCGACATGAGCACCGAACGGCTCGGCTTCGCTGAAGGCGCGCTCGGCTTTGCGGCGCTCGACGCCTCGCAAGCCCCGGCGGCCGAACTGGTCAGGCAAGCAACGGATGAGGAAGGCTTCGACCTCGTCTTCGACGCCACCGGCAACACCCAGTCGGTGCAGTCGGCCTTCGCCCATGTAGCGCATGGCGGCACACTGGTGCTGGTCAGCGTCGTCAAGGACGACATCACCTTCTCCGATCCCGAGTTCCACAAGCGCGAGATGACGCTGGTCGGCAGCCGCAATGCGCTCAAAGCCGATTTCGACCACGTCGCCGCCTCGATCCGCGACGGCGCCGTGCCGCTGGCCAAACTCGTCACCCACCGCACGACGCTTGCCGGCACGCCGCGCGATCTCGCACGCTGGGCGCACGAGAAATCAGGCCTGATCAAGGCCGTCATCGAAGTTGGGTAG
- a CDS encoding DUF1868 domain-containing protein, which produces MLATVGPLLAAFFEGSNPAAPVHLGTRYDISGNFLLEQGNTVVSHLVRGSSSEAAVIAVRERLRAMADADRLAFTPISSLHMTLFQGIIEYRRRLPYWPADIPLDTSIDDMTRLYLERLQGFEGNGAFRIKTIGVTPNGLTVAGATDEDRLVLKAWRDALSVPFGYRHPDHDAYVFHITFAYQIRRLADERASAWQDLFDDCLSFLDREAPVIELRPPAFCSFKDMKHFEELLVLG; this is translated from the coding sequence ATGCTCGCAACAGTCGGACCTTTGCTCGCCGCCTTCTTCGAAGGCAGCAACCCGGCGGCGCCGGTGCATCTCGGCACCCGCTACGACATATCGGGCAACTTCCTCCTCGAACAGGGCAACACAGTGGTCAGCCACCTCGTCCGCGGCTCTTCTTCAGAAGCCGCGGTCATCGCAGTGCGCGAGCGCCTGCGCGCCATGGCCGACGCCGATCGCCTCGCCTTCACGCCGATCTCCAGCCTGCACATGACGCTCTTCCAGGGCATCATCGAATACCGCCGCCGCCTTCCCTACTGGCCGGCCGACATACCGCTCGACACCAGCATCGACGACATGACGCGTCTCTATCTCGAGCGCCTCCAGGGGTTCGAAGGCAACGGCGCTTTCAGGATAAAGACCATCGGCGTCACGCCGAACGGCCTGACGGTAGCCGGCGCCACGGACGAGGACCGGCTTGTCCTCAAGGCCTGGCGCGATGCGCTGTCGGTGCCGTTCGGCTATCGCCATCCTGATCACGACGCCTATGTTTTCCACATCACTTTTGCCTACCAGATCCGCCGCCTCGCCGACGAGCGGGCGTCCGCCTGGCAGGACCTGTTCGACGATTGCCTGTCGTTCCTCGACCGCGAGGCTCCGGTGATCGAATTGCGCCCGCCGGCCTTCTGCAGCTTCAAGGATATGAAGCATTTCGAGGAATTGCTGGTTCTCGGCTGA
- the phnL gene encoding phosphonate C-P lyase system protein PhnL: MATPLVVSEVAKSFTMHLRDGVTLPVVTGVSFSIRSGECAVLGGPSGAGKSSILKMLYGNYAVDAGQIIVQHGGALIDLASASPRTVLSVRRHTIGYVSQFLRTVPRVSALDVVAEPLVERGEDREAARAKARSLLAKLNLPEKLWTLPPATFSGGEQQRVNIARGFITEHPILLLDEPTASLDARNRDLVVELIAAKKAAGVALLGIFHDQDVRDGVADRVIDVTAFAAGRIAA; the protein is encoded by the coding sequence ATGGCTACTCCACTTGTCGTTTCCGAGGTCGCGAAAAGCTTCACCATGCATCTGCGCGACGGTGTCACGCTGCCGGTGGTGACGGGCGTCTCCTTCTCGATCCGCTCCGGCGAATGCGCGGTGCTCGGCGGCCCGTCCGGCGCGGGAAAAAGCTCGATCCTCAAAATGCTCTACGGCAATTACGCCGTCGACGCGGGACAGATCATCGTCCAGCATGGTGGCGCGTTGATCGACCTCGCCTCCGCCAGCCCGCGCACCGTGCTCTCCGTGCGCCGCCATACGATCGGTTATGTTAGCCAGTTCCTGCGCACCGTGCCGCGCGTCTCCGCGCTCGACGTGGTCGCCGAGCCGCTTGTCGAGCGCGGCGAGGACAGAGAGGCGGCACGGGCGAAGGCGCGTTCGCTATTGGCTAAGCTCAACCTGCCGGAAAAGCTCTGGACCCTGCCGCCCGCGACCTTCTCCGGCGGCGAGCAGCAGCGCGTCAACATCGCCCGCGGCTTCATCACCGAACATCCGATCCTTTTGCTCGACGAGCCCACCGCTTCGCTCGACGCCAGGAACCGCGATCTCGTGGTCGAGCTTATCGCCGCCAAGAAGGCGGCAGGCGTTGCGCTCCTCGGCATCTTCCACGACCAGGATGTGCGAGACGGGGTGGCCGACCGCGTCATCGACGTCACCGCCTTCGCTGCAGGCAGGATCGCTGCATGA